In one window of Gammaproteobacteria bacterium DNA:
- a CDS encoding phosphoribosyltransferase family protein yields MKFKGHLAIAREFGALLAHGVSTHQALTPQCLVPVPLHRARLTARGFNQALEIARPVAKALSIPLDFTSCIRARNTAAQTVLPAKQRARNVRGAFRVRKPLPFKHVAIVDDVITTGHTAAALARALRRTGIKQVDLWVCARTVRDA; encoded by the coding sequence ATGAAGTTCAAGGGACATTTGGCCATTGCCCGTGAATTTGGCGCACTCTTGGCCCATGGGGTGTCTACCCATCAAGCGTTAACACCCCAGTGCCTTGTGCCGGTCCCGCTGCACCGGGCACGTTTGACAGCGCGTGGCTTCAATCAGGCATTGGAAATCGCACGGCCCGTCGCCAAAGCCTTGTCGATACCACTGGACTTCACTTCTTGTATCCGCGCCCGCAATACGGCTGCGCAGACGGTCCTCCCGGCGAAGCAACGTGCCCGTAATGTCCGTGGGGCGTTTCGGGTGCGTAAACCGCTACCGTTCAAGCACGTGGCGATTGTCGATGACGTCATCACCACCGGGCACACCGCCGCGGCCCTGGCACGGGCATTACGTCGAACCGGGATTAAACAGGTTGATTTATGGGTCTGCGCTCGCACGGTGCGCGACGCCTGA